One stretch of Rhizobium rhizoryzae DNA includes these proteins:
- a CDS encoding glucokinase, producing MANASESETLAFPILIGDIGGTNARFWILSDAKAEPQQFPNVRTADFVNIDDALAGEILPNAKQKPLSAILAIAGPIEGDEIALTNCDWVVRPKTMIADLGFKDVLVINDFEAQALAAATLAPEYREPIGPAHEAQIASRVVMGPGTGLGVAGLLRARDMWFPIPAEGGHVDLGPRSERDLQIFPHIERIEGRVAAEQILCGRGLVNLYRALCTADGIEPKFTDPADITSHGLAKSDPQATETLSLFVTYIGRYAGDLALIMMAKGGVYLAGGISQKIIPAFRWPEFRAAFEDKAPHNGLMRQIPTFVVTHPQAALSGLAAFARTPDEFGLNTAGRRWRG from the coding sequence ATGGCAAACGCATCCGAGAGCGAAACTCTGGCCTTCCCGATCCTGATCGGCGACATCGGTGGAACCAATGCCCGATTCTGGATCCTGTCGGACGCGAAAGCCGAGCCGCAGCAATTTCCCAATGTGCGCACGGCAGACTTCGTCAACATCGATGATGCGCTTGCCGGTGAAATCCTGCCGAATGCGAAGCAGAAGCCGCTCTCTGCCATACTGGCGATTGCCGGTCCGATCGAGGGCGATGAAATCGCGCTGACCAACTGCGACTGGGTGGTGCGCCCGAAAACCATGATCGCCGATCTCGGTTTCAAGGATGTGCTTGTCATCAACGATTTCGAGGCGCAGGCCTTGGCCGCAGCGACGCTGGCGCCGGAATATCGCGAGCCGATCGGTCCTGCGCACGAGGCACAGATTGCCTCTCGCGTCGTCATGGGTCCCGGAACGGGTCTGGGTGTGGCAGGACTGCTGCGCGCCCGCGACATGTGGTTTCCCATCCCGGCCGAAGGCGGCCATGTGGACCTCGGCCCTCGCAGCGAGCGCGACCTGCAGATCTTCCCGCATATCGAGCGGATCGAAGGTCGTGTTGCGGCGGAGCAGATCCTGTGCGGGCGTGGTCTCGTCAATCTTTACCGGGCGCTGTGCACGGCGGATGGCATAGAGCCGAAGTTCACTGACCCGGCAGACATAACCTCGCATGGCCTTGCCAAGTCCGACCCCCAGGCAACCGAAACGCTTTCCCTGTTCGTCACCTATATTGGTCGCTATGCGGGCGATCTGGCGCTGATCATGATGGCAAAGGGCGGGGTCTATCTGGCAGGCGGTATCAGCCAGAAGATCATTCCCGCCTTCCGCTGGCCGGAATTCCGTGCCGCCTTCGAGGACAAGGCCCCGCACAACGGCCTGATGCGCCAGATTCCCACCTTCGTGGTCACGCATCCGCAGGCCGCTCTCTCCGGACTTGCAGCCTTTGCCCGCACGCCGGATGAATTCGGCCTGAACACCGCAGGCCGCCGCTGGCGTGGTTGA
- the dapB gene encoding 4-hydroxy-tetrahydrodipicolinate reductase, producing the protein MSEHDMKLVVVGAAGRMGQTLIRIIQETKGAKLHAAVEREGSPFIGKDAGELAGAGFIGVPVTADPLEAFLHADGVLDFTSPAASVNFAGLAAQARIVHVIGTTGCAQADEDKFQAAARHARIVKSGNMSLGVNLLGVLTEQAARALPAAGWDIEVLEMHHKHKVDAPSGTALLLGEAAAKGRGIALKDHSVCVRDGHTGPREAGSIGFATLRGGSVIGEHSVLFAGEGEIVTLSHSAGDRSIFARGAVAAALWAHPQKPGFYTMLDVLGLNS; encoded by the coding sequence ATGAGCGAGCATGACATGAAGCTGGTGGTCGTGGGCGCCGCAGGGCGTATGGGCCAGACCCTGATCCGCATCATTCAGGAGACCAAGGGCGCGAAACTTCATGCAGCGGTGGAGCGGGAAGGTTCACCCTTCATCGGCAAGGATGCTGGCGAGCTGGCGGGTGCCGGATTCATTGGCGTTCCGGTTACCGCAGATCCGCTTGAAGCCTTCCTGCATGCCGATGGCGTTCTGGATTTCACCTCACCTGCCGCCAGCGTCAATTTCGCCGGTCTGGCCGCTCAGGCCCGGATCGTTCATGTGATTGGAACGACGGGCTGTGCGCAAGCCGACGAAGACAAGTTCCAGGCCGCCGCACGCCATGCCAGAATTGTCAAATCCGGCAATATGAGCCTTGGCGTGAACCTGCTCGGTGTCCTGACGGAGCAGGCCGCCCGTGCGCTGCCTGCGGCAGGCTGGGACATCGAAGTGCTGGAAATGCACCACAAGCACAAGGTGGACGCGCCTTCCGGCACGGCCCTTCTGCTGGGCGAAGCCGCAGCCAAGGGCCGTGGCATTGCGCTAAAGGACCATTCCGTTTGCGTGCGCGATGGCCATACCGGCCCGCGTGAAGCTGGCTCCATCGGCTTTGCCACGCTGCGCGGCGGCTCGGTCATTGGCGAACATTCGGTTCTTTTTGCCGGCGAGGGCGAAATCGTCACCCTCTCGCACAGCGCCGGAGACCGCTCGATTTTTGCCCGTGGTGCCGTGGCCGCAGCCCTATGGGCGCATCCGCAAAAGCCGGGCTTCTATACCATGCTCGATGTACTCGGGCTCAACAGCTGA
- the mepA gene encoding penicillin-insensitive murein endopeptidase gives MRSFPTVLKAGVLSMLSLSLSLSAAMADQPAKQAFGAVTLPSAGTPTPIGSYAKGCISGAVALPDDGPHWQAMRLSRNRHWGMPQTVSLLKKLSEDAVALGWGNGILVGDMSQARGGPMAFGHASHQVGLDVDVWFTPMPEKRLTPEQRETIPFTSMLDKSKFLTVDGRKFTSTAARLVMTAANYPQVERIFVNPAIKKKLCDSWTGDRTNLGKVRPMYGHDEHFHIRLTCPPGLASCKPQAAVAAGDGCDKSLAWWFTDEPWAKPKKDPNAPPPKPPRPVMVSDLPKACAALLEAPANRNAVAGTRPPAAPASALAPMADDDLPDLPDSAPSPRAKP, from the coding sequence ATGAGATCATTCCCGACTGTCCTGAAGGCTGGCGTGCTGAGCATGCTTTCGCTTTCCCTATCCCTCTCCGCCGCCATGGCGGATCAGCCGGCCAAGCAGGCTTTTGGTGCCGTGACGCTGCCGAGTGCAGGAACACCGACGCCGATCGGCTCCTACGCGAAGGGCTGCATTTCCGGTGCCGTGGCGCTGCCGGATGATGGGCCCCATTGGCAGGCCATGCGCCTTTCCCGCAACCGCCACTGGGGCATGCCGCAGACGGTTTCATTGCTGAAGAAGCTTTCGGAAGACGCAGTCGCTCTCGGCTGGGGCAATGGCATACTGGTTGGTGACATGTCGCAGGCACGCGGTGGGCCGATGGCCTTCGGTCATGCATCCCATCAGGTGGGGCTGGATGTCGATGTATGGTTCACGCCCATGCCGGAAAAGCGCCTGACGCCGGAGCAACGAGAAACAATTCCCTTCACCTCCATGCTGGACAAGTCGAAGTTCCTGACGGTTGATGGCCGCAAATTCACCTCGACGGCGGCACGGCTTGTCATGACTGCCGCCAACTATCCGCAGGTGGAGCGCATTTTCGTCAACCCGGCGATCAAGAAGAAACTCTGCGACAGCTGGACCGGCGACCGCACCAATCTTGGCAAGGTGCGGCCCATGTATGGCCACGACGAGCACTTTCACATTCGTTTGACCTGCCCTCCGGGACTTGCCAGCTGCAAGCCACAGGCCGCGGTTGCCGCGGGCGATGGCTGTGACAAATCGCTGGCCTGGTGGTTCACCGATGAGCCTTGGGCCAAGCCGAAGAAGGATCCGAATGCGCCGCCGCCAAAGCCGCCGCGTCCGGTCATGGTGTCCGATCTTCCCAAGGCCTGCGCCGCTCTGCTGGAAGCCCCTGCCAATCGCAATGCCGTAGCCGGAACCCGACCGCCAGCCGCACCCGCTTCGGCGCTTGCACCCATGGCAGATGACGATCTGCCCGATCTGCCCGACAGTGCTCCATCTCCGCGCGCCAAACCCTGA
- a CDS encoding methylglyoxal synthase, with the protein MSDRPCIALIAHDQKKAEMAEFARRHQLALSRFRIVATGTTGGRVLDACPTLDVTRLKSGPLGGDQQIGAMIATGEVSMLIFFTDPLTPLPHDVDVKALTRLATVYDIPMALNRATAEKLIDFQLT; encoded by the coding sequence ATGTCTGACAGACCCTGTATCGCGCTGATTGCGCATGACCAGAAAAAGGCTGAGATGGCCGAGTTTGCCCGGCGGCATCAGCTTGCTCTCTCCCGATTTCGAATTGTTGCGACCGGAACGACAGGCGGGCGCGTTCTGGACGCCTGCCCGACATTGGATGTGACGCGCCTGAAAAGCGGACCGCTGGGCGGTGACCAGCAGATTGGCGCGATGATTGCCACCGGCGAGGTTAGCATGCTGATCTTTTTCACCGATCCATTGACGCCGCTGCCGCATGATGTTGACGTGAAGGCGCTCACCCGCCTGGCGACCGTCTACGACATTCCCATGGCGCTGAACCGCGCGACAGCTGAAAAGCTGATCGATTTTCAACTGACCTGA
- a CDS encoding ABC transporter ATP-binding protein, with protein sequence MLKRIIAENGREHVKGYAFAISCLVLVALSTAFTAWIMESVVNEAFANKRADLVLLICGSIFVAFLIRGFASYFEAVTLSKIGNNIVAVYQRRLYDHLMKLSVGFYNESRSAHLAAQISQNVNGIRDVMNLTITSTSRDLLTLIALIGVMISKDWILSLIVFFVAPPLLYALRYVSKRLRSATRESVEFNSHVVGAMQETIQGISIVKAFTMEQELSRKVDSIIGSAENRANRIARLSERTAPLTETFAGVAISSVLAYAAFRSIYNDVPPGAFFSFVTALLMAYDPARRLAKLQVNIERAVVNARMIYDLLDLQPMQREHPEAKDLVITSATVELRDVVFRYGPNEPVLRGVSITAEGGKTTALVGPSGAGKSTIIALIPRFYDPAEGTILIDGQDIAKVTKASLRNHIAYVSQQPYLFEGTIRDNIRYGRPAATDADVEQAAKLAYAHDFILAQPLGYDTPVGENGVTLSGGQRQRLSIARALVRNAPILLLDEATSALDNESEAAVQKALETAMNGRTVLVVAHRLSTVVKADKIVVMAEGRVVEEGSHEELARRQDGLYARLNNLQAPN encoded by the coding sequence ATGCTGAAGCGCATCATCGCGGAAAACGGTCGCGAGCACGTCAAGGGCTATGCTTTCGCCATCAGCTGTCTTGTGCTCGTCGCGCTGTCCACGGCCTTTACGGCCTGGATCATGGAATCCGTGGTCAACGAGGCCTTCGCCAACAAGCGCGCCGACCTGGTGCTCCTGATCTGCGGCTCAATTTTCGTTGCCTTTCTCATTCGCGGTTTCGCCTCCTATTTCGAAGCGGTGACGCTTTCCAAGATCGGCAACAACATCGTCGCCGTCTATCAGCGCCGCCTTTACGACCATTTGATGAAGCTGTCGGTCGGTTTCTACAACGAGTCCCGCTCCGCGCATCTGGCAGCGCAGATCAGCCAGAACGTCAACGGTATCCGTGACGTGATGAACCTGACGATCACATCGACCTCGCGCGATCTCCTGACGCTGATTGCGCTGATCGGCGTGATGATCAGCAAGGACTGGATCCTCTCGCTCATCGTGTTTTTCGTCGCGCCGCCGCTGCTCTATGCCCTGCGCTATGTATCGAAGCGGCTGCGCAGCGCGACGCGCGAGTCTGTCGAGTTCAATAGCCATGTCGTCGGTGCGATGCAGGAGACGATCCAGGGCATTTCCATCGTCAAGGCCTTCACGATGGAGCAGGAACTGAGCCGTAAGGTCGATTCCATCATCGGTTCTGCGGAAAATCGCGCCAACCGCATTGCGAGGCTCTCGGAACGCACGGCGCCCCTGACGGAAACCTTCGCCGGCGTGGCGATCTCCAGCGTTCTGGCCTATGCAGCTTTCCGCTCGATCTACAATGACGTGCCGCCGGGCGCCTTCTTCTCCTTCGTGACAGCGCTTCTGATGGCCTATGACCCGGCCCGGCGTCTCGCCAAGCTGCAGGTCAATATCGAACGCGCCGTCGTCAACGCGCGCATGATCTACGATCTGCTGGATCTCCAGCCCATGCAGCGGGAGCATCCGGAAGCCAAGGATCTGGTGATCACCTCCGCCACTGTCGAACTGCGCGACGTCGTGTTCCGCTACGGCCCGAACGAGCCGGTGCTGAGGGGCGTCAGCATCACCGCCGAAGGTGGCAAGACGACCGCGCTGGTTGGCCCCTCGGGTGCGGGCAAATCCACGATCATTGCGCTGATCCCGCGATTCTATGATCCGGCAGAAGGCACGATCCTGATCGACGGGCAGGACATTGCCAAGGTCACCAAAGCCTCGCTTCGCAATCATATCGCCTATGTTTCGCAACAGCCCTATCTGTTCGAGGGCACGATCCGCGACAATATCCGCTATGGCCGGCCGGCTGCGACAGATGCTGACGTGGAACAGGCAGCAAAGCTTGCCTATGCCCATGATTTCATTCTGGCCCAGCCGCTTGGCTATGACACGCCTGTCGGCGAAAATGGCGTGACACTCTCCGGCGGCCAGCGCCAGCGGCTGTCCATCGCGCGTGCATTGGTACGCAATGCGCCGATCCTGTTGCTCGATGAGGCGACCTCCGCACTCGACAACGAATCCGAAGCCGCAGTCCAGAAGGCCCTTGAAACAGCCATGAATGGACGAACTGTTCTGGTCGTGGCCCATCGACTGTCGACTGTCGTCAAGGCCGACAAGATCGTGGTGATGGCAGAAGGTCGCGTGGTGGAAGAAGGCAGCCACGAGGAACTTGCACGCCGTCAGGACGGGCTTTACGCTCGCCTCAACAATCTGCAAGCGCCGAACTGA